The genomic stretch tttccagAGCTTGGTGTGAGCGGTCGACGTAGTGATGtaaatttgaatgaaaacatcgatgtcgatgtccaTCGATGTTCTCAAAATCAAACATCGATGTTGGATTGATACATCGGATTGATTCTTCGATGCATCGATGATGACCGAtattaatatttcaaataagtACTATTTGTCAATGCtttgcaaaaaccaaaatgcgGCCCGTTCAAAATACACCCAGCAGATGCCATTAACGtcaaaaattgcattgcaattttgtataaattagGATAGGTACTTTTCATACCGTCCCAAAAACACAACACGAAGGACTGCTTTCAAATGAGGCAGATATTGCTGTGTTTGCTGCTtacagatttgaaattaattgatcgatgttttgcaaaacatcgATACATCACTCGACATCGGAAGAAGCAGTAGTTAGTCCGATGAAACATCGATCAAAACATCGATAGCATCGATGCTACCATCGGTTGTTTTTCCAGTCAGCTCAGCTCTAGCAGAACGAAAGTCCGGTTCGGTCCGTTTCGCAAAATTTCTTTTCGGCTTTTACCTCTCAAGTGAAAGGTTGCTCCTGCTATTGGTTAAGGTACGCATTTTATGCACGATTTATTCCATTCAAGTGAGAGTTTAAACTTTATTTTTAATACGAACATTTTAACAAATCATGTGCACATGGCGTACTCCATTTTTGTGTGGTGTGCatgttttttttcaattaaagtctTGTTTTTTTGCATGCTGGACGTAAATTATTATATTGTTGGAttcttctgttgttgctgcatgCTGTTCTAGTTGCATTTCGGATTCCGCAAATCTTTTTACGGCCACTAACTTGATTTTCTTACAAAAAGCTACGATGTCGGGccatataatttttttttttgctatttcaGCTTTTTTCTGCTGGACCTTCATAACCTTTGATCAAACCCTACAACCTTACTCCGCCATcttgaaatttgtttatattttctgcTGACGTCACCTTTATTTTTCTGCTATCCGACTTTTGTGAAGcttttggtttgcttttcttGTCTTGTTTTAGATCTTTTACATCTTGTCAATTATCGAACGAGAATAAATATGAACACCGTTTACGTACGATGCCCTACGATGACCACGCAGTCGCTGCACCAGCAGTCCCTGTATCATCATCGCAATGGCAACGAGGTGTTTGTGCAGGAGCAGTTCTCGCAGAGGGAGTTCATTACCCAACATATACAGCCGACCGTGTTCGTAAATAGCCCGGGCCCTTTTGGTACCTATGTTGCGGCACCGGCACGTCCACCCGTGGCATACGATGCGTACTCGAGTCAATTCGCCTTTAGGCCGACAGTTAGGGGTCCACCGCCAGTTGGTTATTATTGTGTCAATGCGGGTATGATGTGtgttttccccttttttttttttatttataatgtTCCTTTCTTCATCCAGCGGCAGCCTCTTCGAGTGGGCGGTATTTTTGTCATCCAGAGCAACGACCTTGCCCCTATCCGTCCGGATTCAGCGGCCCCAACACACAAGAGAGCTATGGGACCTATTCGTCCGATTCCAGCTCGTCACCACCGTCGACGTATTATATAGCTTCCCAGACCCAAACGACACCCATCAACTGCACAGATGCAGCCACTCAGTCGAACATGGACTTGGAAGAGCTTGCTGGATACAAGGAAATGACTCAGAACTTTTCCATGGACTCCGAAAAGTACGTAGAGTGGTGGAGTATCTTCGGTCCATTAATGTTTTGTCGTTGGTGTGTCTTTCCATATATCTATAGCCCTGAATCATCATCGACCTTCATTTCGATGGAACGTTGGGCTGCGAACTTTATAAATAAACTGGTCCATGCCCAGGGCGAACGTCGTAACTCGGAGATGAATCTACCGGATAAGCATAGGGTGGACATCGTTCAATTGGCTCTCCATGGCAGCAATATATGTGCAGCTGTGGCCAATACCCACAGCACTCGTCCGTGCTTCAAGAAGATCGACACTTTGTGTGCCCGCCTCAAGCAGGATCTGTTGCGTGTGGATGGTGTGCTGGCCAACATTAATTCTCAGGGGATTGCCTGGGCTGTAAAGGATTTCATCTTCTTATTTACACGCATCATGAGTGCTTGGACCATACTGAAGAGCTATCTATACAACGATATGGATGGCATTAAGAAACTCATTGATATATTGCCAATGGGCTTTATGCAGGTCTTTAATACCTGGCAATTGGCCACCATACCAATGATTGATATGGTCATTCAAAGTATTGTTAACCTCGATGCGGGTGCGCGTCCCCAGGCATATAGCGGtaatggcggcggcggcggcggcgataATAGCCCTCCTGGTGGAAATCGTCGCTGTCATAGCCCCTCTGATGATGGCAATAGACATATCTCTCGAAGCCGTCATAGTCCTCCCAAGGGCAATCGAAGCCGACATAGCCCTTCGAATAGCAATCGAGGGCGTAATTTTCAGAGCGGGGATTCACCGTCATACTATGGCAGTGCCAACAGTCCACCTCGCCTGGATAAACCCCCCACTGTTGAGCAGGGAGCTGAGGCAGGTGCTCCGATTAACAAACCCAAGAGCTGTCAGAATCTCATTAATATGTACACGATGGTCGAAAACTCTGAGGAGACGCAGCGCCATGTCGATGCGAATGGAACTTATTTGAAGACTGGCACCTATCAGCCGCTGCAGAAGGAACAAAAGACGGAAATAAAACCAACCACGTCAGAATTTTTGATGCGCGTGCCACCAGGATTTATGCCAATGCCACATCTGCAGGGAAAGTCCAATGAAACGGTGGCCGAGGCCAAGCCCAAAGCCATGCAGGATTCGGCTGAAACTATGCGCCAGCAAAGTACCGTTCCTGAATACGCTCCTCATTTCCATGGATATGATGTTGCTATGGACAAGACTTTGCCCATTTATTATACGATAAATGACAATGCTGAACGGCCCTCAAAGCCAATGCCAGATCTTCGTTCGGCTGTGAACGATGCTGCACCGGCCAACCTAAAAAATTCGGATGATACAGAAAAGCCCAAGCCCAATCCCCTGCTGGAAATCGATCCTTATGTGCCCTGCTATGGTCCTAGTCATTCGAGTCCACCATCGACACCTGAACTAGAGACCTGTGCGATGGAAAATGATGTTGCAGACACACCGTGGGAGGAAAATCCTATTCAGGAACTTTATCCTTCCCCGGAAGCAGTGCCAATGACTGATCCGGAGACTATAAAGAAAAGTGACGATAAAGTAGATGAAGTAGCGGAGAAAGAATTGGAACCACAGTATTTCGATAAGAACACCAAAGTCCATAGCCAGATGATGCTGGATCTTGAACCATATGCCTCAATGCTGGGCCTGGGACCCAATGTGGCGACCGACAGTATGATAAATATTAAGCAGTTTATGAATCTCTACAGTCCGATCAACACCGAGGTCACACGTGATCTAATCGCGCTAAAGGATCGCGTCCTGGAACTTAAGAACGTGGCGCATTTCTTTCAAAAGCGGTTTATTCTGAACTATGTGAGTATTTGGCGtcataacaaaaaaaaaaaagcgttccgtttaatattaaattcaaatattgttATTCTTTTGTAGTATCCGGATTTTTTTCGACAGTGTCACGGTGATTTCATTGATCTAAGAGAGATTATACTCAAGTGCGAGAGCGGAATGTATCATCATACCTATCAGGCTGTGCATGATCTACGACGTATTGTATTTGTGGCCCGTTGTTATCTGAAGGTACTAGTAAGATCCTACTATACCCAGAAGAATACTGTAACACTTGCACtacaattcaattcaaatcgTATTTGTAGTATTTCCATTTGAGTGTTatttccttctgctgctccaggaagacaaacaaaacaatatgTTACGCGGTATCCCAAGGTATCAGTATGAGTTTTTGGCCCTTATATATGGACTAATGTACTAATCACTGGTCGCATTTGGGCACTAATTCTCATATAACACACTTAACCAGACCCCTGACTTTTCAGCTCCAGAATcttcacttttaatttttaacaTTTCAGTCGATACCATCTCTAACAATTCTTGCACTTTCTGCCAATATATTTTGCTAATATATTTCGTTTTTAACTAGGTATATATCAACAAAAAGCTTAGCGACTATGTGGACTCGTACGAGTCATCTGTGGGCGAAATGTTGTCCAAGCCACCGCATCAGCCGCATGAACATGATCATATTATTGGCGTACCAGGAGAGAAGATCTTTAACTACGAGATATTGTAAGTGGGAGCGGGGAAAAACCAAAGCGCCGTTGAAAGTTATGAATTTTAGTTAAGCTTagtttatattattttattttaatttagtttttgtggtttatggttttttatttgaaaaaaaagtaaattaaaattgcacAGTTATTTAAGTtaattaattcaaaatttgaaaacaacaaaattgctTTAAAGCATGCCCAAATGTATACTGAAAATTTTCACTCTTTTATATTGCTTGTCAACGTTAtagtttttcaattaaaacacgCATTTTACACTAAGggtaaaattataaaatgtatagaaaaatatatattaattatgCTAAGACACGCGGCCAAAGACCGTTAAACCAAAGAATATCGAGGTGGATCGCGTGAATTCTGCACTCGCGCAACCATTCGTGCAGGCCCTGTTTAAATATTTCGTTCagaattaatttcaatttaaaggTTCGAATAATTCTTTTAAATTGTTGGGCGAAAAGTCCAAAAGAGTGCCATTGAAACTAATCAGTCATAAGCTAAAAAACTAACACAGAGACTTGCTATTCCTGGATCAATATAAGATCAACATGTCGCGTCACGAGGGCGTGATTGTACGCGATCCACCATCCATGCTTTTCTTTGATTTACCGACcggaacaaaattaaaaaaaaaaacaactttaAACACTTAAAACACACACTGAAACTAAAATTAAAGTTCaataacattttttgtataaCACCAACTATATAATCTGtaggtttttttgtttttttggcttctttaatataaattaaaattgttaaattcATATTTggcttaaataaaatttagaaataaaacaagaaacaaagtAAATGCAtacaattattatttttattgccaaaTGGTTTGGATAAAGGATTAATAGGGAAAGTCCcatacaaaaatcaaattcacTTTTTGATTAAATAAATGCAGAAATAAGACAAAGCAAAATAGGATTGTTATTTTTAAGAGGAACTCGCTTACaatttttacctttttttttggcttttttgactacaaatataatttaaatataattaaaattgttaaattgaTATTTGGCttaaataaatttagaaataaaactaaaaacaaaatataattgtTATATTTGCAATCGGAACTCGTTGGTTTATGGCGATTCATGGTGAATCgtttaaaacaaattaaatattaactAAAACAATAATACAATCGAGAATTGTACAAGTAGTATCGACATATTTACAAGGATACCTAACATTAGCTAGTATCCTCACAATCGTTTTTCGTGTGTCCTAGTCCAGCCTAGTAAAATCCTCGGGACTGATGTCCTGGGCCACTAACATGCCATGGAAAATAGTCGCTGTATTATGGGCCAACTCCTGCGGTTTGCCCTCCTCACAGATCCTACCATCGTCTAGGACAATAATGCGATCCATGGCCTGCAGGCCACGCAACCGATGGGCTATAAACAGCAAAGTGCAGCTCTTGAAGGCATTGCGTAGCGCCTGCTGCATGCACAGATCGGATTCATCGTCCAAATTGGAGGTGCCCTCATCGATGCACACAACTTTGGCGTTCTTCAGCAATGCTCGAGCGAGACATAGAAGCTGCCGCTGTCCAGCAGATAAATTATTGCCGCACTGCTCTACGCGACCATCCAGGCCGCCCAGCTGTTGCACCAACAGCGTAGCCGCCGCCGAGTTTTTGACGGCATGCCAGATCTCCGAGTCATAGAAGCCATGACGGGGGTCCAGATTTTCCCGCACAGTTCCTGGAAACAAGAAAAAGATTCATTAGAAATTATAAAATGTTGCCAATATTTTGGACGCACCTTCGAAGAGGAAAGGCTCTTGGGTGATGACTCCTATTCTCTCCCGAAGTACACTCAACGGCAAAGTCTTTAGATTCACCTGATCCAGTCGTATCTCTCCCTGGGAGAGCGGTGCCACACGCAGCAGGGCAGCCAGAACAGACGTCTTGCCCGCACCAGTACGCCCCACAATGCCAATGCGCTCGAACGCCTCCGTATCGAAGCTGATGCCACGCAGGGCCGGTATCAGATGCTCCCTGTAGCTTAATTGAACCTCCTGAAAGCGGAGGACGCCCTGTGTGGGCCAGCCAAATGGAGGATCTGCACTGCCCGAGGCATTCTGTTCGCCCTCCAACTGCAGATACTGATCCACACGTTCGACGGCAACCAGTTCCTGCTCCGTTTCGGCCACTGCATGCAGCAGATCCCCCAGCTGTCCCGTAATCGAGAGAGCATAGGAGATACACAGCCCAACCAGACCGGGATTCGTTGCATGCGAGGCTGTAATGGCGGCTAGgagacccgcaccacccacCAGCAGCGTGCCGAGCAACTGCATACGCAGGGCCAGCCACTGTTGAGCCGCTGACTGCGTCAATTGCGCCTTGATACTCTCCTCCAGCTTCACCTGGAAGTCCCTCTGAAAGCGAGGACTTGCCCTCATGCTCCTGATCGTTGTTAAACCCTGAAGCGTCTCCGTAAAGTGTGTGTAAAGCGGGGACATGGCATTGCTCGACAAACGCTTAATATCCCGCGAGGCATGGCGATAGCTTTGCTGCAGATTGAGGTAGATCGGTACCATCGGAATGATGACCAGACCCAGCCAGGGCATGGCATACAGACTGACACAGAGGGCACCCACCAGTCCCGCCAATTGTGCCAACAGAATGTTGAGTATAAAAGGGAGCGAATCGTCCACAGTGTTCGTATCGGAGGAGAAACGATTCAGGATGCGTCCCACGGAGGTAATGTCGAAAAAGTTGAACTTGGCCTAAGGAAGAATACCAATTAGAATACGCAATAGTGCTCCCTCTCGAGCAGATACTCACAAACATGACTTTCTTGAGGAGCTGTTCGTGCATGAAAATAGCCGCCTTGATGCCAGCATAGGCAAAGATGAAGGCCCTGGCCAGCGTGGCTAAAGAATTTGTCACCGCAATGGCCGTGAAGATGCCCAGATAGAAACCAGTGGTATGACCCGATGCCGAGTCGTTACCCAACAGATGCTCCAGCGATGTGTCATTCGAATGGGGATCCAGTGTGGTCTCTGTGACCCAATGCGCCAGCCAGGCATCACTCAGATTCCTGGTCATCTGCATGAGCAGCACAAAAAACAGAACGGCGAAGGCCAAGGGTGACGTGACGGCACGCCAATAGCAGGCAAAAACATTGCTCGATAGATGCCCAAATTCCCGGGATTCCTCGATCAGCAGACTGTCTACGCTCCGATTGTCATCCTGATTGGATATCTCCACGGAACGGCGACG from Drosophila pseudoobscura strain MV-25-SWS-2005 chromosome 4, UCI_Dpse_MV25, whole genome shotgun sequence encodes the following:
- the mtsh gene encoding protein mitoshell isoform X2 — its product is MNTVYVRCPTMTTQSLHQQSLYHHRNGNEVFVQEQFSQREFITQHIQPTVFVNSPGPFGTYVAAPARPPVAYDAYSSQFAFRPTVRGPPPVGYYCVNAAAASSSGRYFCHPEQRPCPYPSGFSGPNTQESYGTYSSDSSSSPPSTYYIASQTQTTPINCTDAATQSNMDLEELAGYKEMTQNFSMDSENPESSSTFISMERWAANFINKLVHAQGERRNSEMNLPDKHRVDIVQLALHGSNICAAVANTHSTRPCFKKIDTLCARLKQDLLRVDGVLANINSQGIAWAVKDFIFLFTRIMSAWTILKSYLYNDMDGIKKLIDILPMGFMQVFNTWQLATIPMIDMVIQSIVNLDAGARPQAYSGNGGGGGGDNSPPGGNRRCHSPSDDGNRHISRSRHSPPKGNRSRHSPSNSNRGRNFQSGDSPSYYGSANSPPRLDKPPTVEQGAEAGAPINKPKSCQNLINMYTMVENSEETQRHVDANGTYLKTGTYQPLQKEQKTEIKPTTSEFLMRVPPGFMPMPHLQGKSNETVAEAKPKAMQDSAETMRQQSTVPEYAPHFHGYDVAMDKTLPIYYTINDNAERPSKPMPDLRSAVNDAAPANLKNSDDTEKPKPNPLLEIDPYVPCYGPSHSSPPSTPELETCAMENDVADTPWEENPIQELYPSPEAVPMTDPETIKKSDDKVDEVAEKELEPQYFDKNTKVHSQMMLDLEPYASMLGLGPNVATDSMINIKQFMNLYSPINTEVTRDLIALKDRVLELKNVAHFFQKRFILNYYPDFFRQCHGDFIDLREIILKCESGMYHHTYQAVHDLRRIVFVARCYLKYFHLSVISFCCSRKTNKTICYAVSQGIYQQKA
- the mtsh gene encoding protein mitoshell isoform X1, which produces MDLLHLVNYRTRINMNTVYVRCPTMTTQSLHQQSLYHHRNGNEVFVQEQFSQREFITQHIQPTVFVNSPGPFGTYVAAPARPPVAYDAYSSQFAFRPTVRGPPPVGYYCVNAAAASSSGRYFCHPEQRPCPYPSGFSGPNTQESYGTYSSDSSSSPPSTYYIASQTQTTPINCTDAATQSNMDLEELAGYKEMTQNFSMDSENPESSSTFISMERWAANFINKLVHAQGERRNSEMNLPDKHRVDIVQLALHGSNICAAVANTHSTRPCFKKIDTLCARLKQDLLRVDGVLANINSQGIAWAVKDFIFLFTRIMSAWTILKSYLYNDMDGIKKLIDILPMGFMQVFNTWQLATIPMIDMVIQSIVNLDAGARPQAYSGNGGGGGGDNSPPGGNRRCHSPSDDGNRHISRSRHSPPKGNRSRHSPSNSNRGRNFQSGDSPSYYGSANSPPRLDKPPTVEQGAEAGAPINKPKSCQNLINMYTMVENSEETQRHVDANGTYLKTGTYQPLQKEQKTEIKPTTSEFLMRVPPGFMPMPHLQGKSNETVAEAKPKAMQDSAETMRQQSTVPEYAPHFHGYDVAMDKTLPIYYTINDNAERPSKPMPDLRSAVNDAAPANLKNSDDTEKPKPNPLLEIDPYVPCYGPSHSSPPSTPELETCAMENDVADTPWEENPIQELYPSPEAVPMTDPETIKKSDDKVDEVAEKELEPQYFDKNTKVHSQMMLDLEPYASMLGLGPNVATDSMINIKQFMNLYSPINTEVTRDLIALKDRVLELKNVAHFFQKRFILNYYPDFFRQCHGDFIDLREIILKCESGMYHHTYQAVHDLRRIVFVARCYLKVYINKKLSDYVDSYESSVGEMLSKPPHQPHEHDHIIGVPGEKIFNYEIL
- the mtsh gene encoding protein mitoshell isoform X3, which produces MNTVYVRCPTMTTQSLHQQSLYHHRNGNEVFVQEQFSQREFITQHIQPTVFVNSPGPFGTYVAAPARPPVAYDAYSSQFAFRPTVRGPPPVGYYCVNAAAASSSGRYFCHPEQRPCPYPSGFSGPNTQESYGTYSSDSSSSPPSTYYIASQTQTTPINCTDAATQSNMDLEELAGYKEMTQNFSMDSENPESSSTFISMERWAANFINKLVHAQGERRNSEMNLPDKHRVDIVQLALHGSNICAAVANTHSTRPCFKKIDTLCARLKQDLLRVDGVLANINSQGIAWAVKDFIFLFTRIMSAWTILKSYLYNDMDGIKKLIDILPMGFMQVFNTWQLATIPMIDMVIQSIVNLDAGARPQAYSGNGGGGGGDNSPPGGNRRCHSPSDDGNRHISRSRHSPPKGNRSRHSPSNSNRGRNFQSGDSPSYYGSANSPPRLDKPPTVEQGAEAGAPINKPKSCQNLINMYTMVENSEETQRHVDANGTYLKTGTYQPLQKEQKTEIKPTTSEFLMRVPPGFMPMPHLQGKSNETVAEAKPKAMQDSAETMRQQSTVPEYAPHFHGYDVAMDKTLPIYYTINDNAERPSKPMPDLRSAVNDAAPANLKNSDDTEKPKPNPLLEIDPYVPCYGPSHSSPPSTPELETCAMENDVADTPWEENPIQELYPSPEAVPMTDPETIKKSDDKVDEVAEKELEPQYFDKNTKVHSQMMLDLEPYASMLGLGPNVATDSMINIKQFMNLYSPINTEVTRDLIALKDRVLELKNVAHFFQKRFILNYYPDFFRQCHGDFIDLREIILKCESGMYHHTYQAVHDLRRIVFVARCYLKVYINKKLSDYVDSYESSVGEMLSKPPHQPHEHDHIIGVPGEKIFNYEIL